The following nucleotide sequence is from Kiritimatiella glycovorans.
GTCACTGTGCACCGCGACCATGCTGCGCATGCGGCAGCGATTCAACCGCCTCTACGGGCCGGCGCGCGCCGACCACTGTCTGGAGCGTATCGCGGCGATGGTCGGGCGTTACGGCGTGGGCTACGGCATCCCCCCGGCCTCCCGGGAGCGCTGGAGCGAACGCACGAGCGTGCTGATCACGTACGCCGACACGGTGCGGCGCGCCGACGAAGCCCCGCTGAAAACGCTGAAGCACTTTCTCGACCGCCACCTGCGGGAAGCGATCGACACCGTACACGTCCTCCCGTTCTTTCCCTATTCCTCCGACGACGGCTTTTCGATCACCGATTACCGCGCGGTCCACCGCGATCACGGGGACTGGGGAGACCTCCGCGCCCTGGGCCGCGACTACGGACTGATGTTCGATCTGGTGCTCAACCACGTATCACGGAAGAGCGAGTGGTTCCGCGACTACCGCAACGGGGTGGCGCCCCTTCGCGAGTTCTTCATCGAGAGCGATCCGGACGCCGACCTGAGCGCCGTGGTCCGCCCGCGCAGCAAGCCCCTGCTGCACCCGGTAAAGACCGTGGACGGAGAAAAGCATGTCTGGACCACCTTCAGCGAAGACCAGATCGACCTCGACTTCTCCAACCCCGACGTCCTGTTCGAATTCCTCGACCTCGTGCTCTTCTACCTCTCGCAGGGCGCGCGCATCCTGCGCCTGGACGCGATCGCCTACCTCTGGAAAGTGCCCGGCACGCCCTGCATCCATCTCCCGCAGACGCACGCGACCGTCAAACTGATCCGGGACCTGCTCGACATGGTCGCACCGGAAGCGCTGATCCTCACGGAGACGAACGTCCCGCACGAGGAGAACCTCTCGTATTTCGGGGACGGCGACGAGGCGCACATGGTCTACCAGTTCAGCCTCCCGCCGCTCCTGCTCCACGCCCTCCGCCGCGAGACGGGGAAACACCTCACCGCCTGGGCGGCGGGTCTGCCCGAGCTGCCGGAGGGACAGACGTTCTTCAATTTCACGGCGTCGCACGACGGAATCGGCCTCCGCCCGCTGCAGGGGCTGCTCGACGACGCCGAACTCGCGTTGCTGGTCGACGACATCCGCCGGCTGGGCGGCCACGTATCCACCCGCCGACGGGAGGACGGTACGGACAGCCCCTACGAACTGAACATCGCGCTCTACGACGCGCTCGGCGACCCGGACCGGCCCGACGAAGAGGCCCAGATCCGGGCCTTTCTCTGTGCGCAGACCCTCCCGCTCGCCCTGCGCGGCGTGCCGGCCCTCTATTTCCACAGCTTCACCGCCACCCGCAACTATACCGAAGGCGTCGAAGCCACCGGGCGCGCGCGCACCATCAACCGCTATCGCTGGGACGAGGACGATCTCACCGAACGGCTTGCCGACCCGCGTTCACGCACCACGCGCGTGCTCGATGAACTGCGCCGTCGCCTCAAGCTGCGCGCCCGCCAGCCCGCCTTCCACCCCGACTCGCCGCAGCGCGTCGTGGATCTGGGCCCCGAATGCTTCGCACTCGTGCGCGGTCCCTTCGGGAAGGGCCCGCCCGTCGCCGCCCTGTCCAACCTCACCGCCCGGACGATTACCGTGCGGCTCGATCCCGCCGTCCCGGAACTCAACGGCCCCCGGCCCTGCGTCGATCTGCTCAGCGGAACCCGCTTCAGCGGCAGTGCCAAAGAAATCGAACTCGCCCCGCGCCAGACCGTCTGGCTCGCCCGCAGGTAACCCCGACGCAAAAAGCGGGAGCCGGCGTTCCAGCCGCTCTGCCGGGGACAACATGCCCCCCGTCACTCCGGTTCGATCTGCTCGATTCCGGCGGTTTCCTTCATCATTTCCTCGATCGTCTGCGGCCCCGTCGCGGGAGCGGATCCCGGGGCTTCGCGTGCGCGGAAAAAGAGGTTGCGCGTATCGGTCACGTGCGCGGGCACCCGGGCGGACAGATCACCCGGATGGACGCGAAACCGCACGCGGCGTGTGGCGAGCCCTTCTGCGGCGACCGTCAGCACGGCTTCGGCATCTTCCCCGCCGTCGTGGACCCGGCTGCGGAGGATGACCTGTGCACAGCCGTGAAAGGCGCGGCAACGCGGAATCTGGTCGGAGGCGTGGCGTGTCGGGTCGCCGTTGCCGACGCCGATCAGCTCGATCGGTCCCGAGGTCTCGAAAAACAACTCGTGATCGGCTCGCGGCACCACCGTTCCGGCCTCATCGAAAATCCGCAGCTCGACGACCACGGCATCCCGGCCATCGCCCGCAAGATTGAGTTTTGAAGCGCGCGCATTGATCTTTGTCGCCTCCCCCGCCGTCGATACGCGCTCGCGCCGCACTTCTTCTCCATCCCGGTACCCGACCGCCTCCAGCACGCCGGGGGCGTAGGCGACCTCCCATTCGGGATAACCGTACCGCGGCACAGCTCTCCGGCCGCAGGACTCGCCGTTGACGAAAAGTTCGACCTCTTCGGAATTCGAGTAGGCGCAAACGCGAATCGGCTCCCCTTCGCGGCCCGGCCACGTCCAGTGCGGCAGCAGATGCAGCACGGGTTCGTCATCCCACCAGGCTTTATACAGGTAAAAGGCGTCCTTGGGGAATCCGCACAGATCCATCACGCCGAACGAAGAGCTGACATTCGGCCAGCCGAACGGGGTCGGTTCGCCCCGGTAATCGAGTCCGGTCCAGATGAACGTACCGCCGGCAAACGGATGGCTCATGGCAAACTCGATCACGCGCTGCGAGGAGTCGCCCCAGGCCACCCCCTTGCGGTCGTACGAGGCCAGAAGCCCGCGCTCGCGGTCGTCGGCATAGACGCCGCGCGTCGCTACGGCGCTGCCGCTCTCCGCGGAAAGCACCGGTTGCCCGTCACGTTCGTACGCGGCCATCTGATCGAAGAAATAGTTGAATCCGGCGATATCCACGAGCCGGAACGACGGCCAGTCGAACCCGCCGTTGTTGCGCGCTACGATCACCGGCCTATACGGATCGTGGCGGTCGATCTCGAACATCAGCTCCTTCAGAATCCGCTGCGGAAAGAGGTCCGTTCCGAAAGGCCGGTTTTCCTCGTTGCCGACGCACCAGAGCAGGACGCTCGGGTGATTGCGCAGGGTGCGGACCAGCACGGCCAGATCGTGGCGATACTGCGAAGCCGAGCTGAGAATGCGGTTTTCCGCGTACAGGAACATCCCCATCTCGTCGGCCAGTTCGGCGACATCCGGCGGCGGGTAGTGATGGATTCGCACGGCGTTACAGCCCATCGACTGCAGCCGTTCGAGCCGATAGCGCCACACTGCGCGGTCGACGGCGATTCCGATCCCGGCGTGATCCTGGTGCAGGCAGGCGCCTTTGAGTTTGACCGGGCGGCCGTTGAGAAAACACCCGCGCTCGGCGTCGAACCGGATATCGCGCACCCCGAATCGTGTACGCACCTTATCCAGCACACGCCCCTTCGCATCGTGGATCGAGGTGATCAGCGTATAGCGCCGCGGGTCGCGCAGATCCCAGAGCACCGGAGCATGTAATTCCGTTTTCGCGACTTTCTCCGCGTCTCCCCCCGCCGGCACCACAACGGCGCCCTCCACGATTCCGGCTTCGGCACCGGCGGGATCGAGAATGCGCCAGCGCACGGCGACCTCCGCGTCCTCATGCCGCCGGCTGGCGACTTCGGTGCGGAGGTCCAGGGCCCAGGTATCGTCTTCCTCAGGCGTCGCATGGACGAAAATCCCGCCCATCGGGATGTGGACCGGATCGGTTTCGATCAGGTGCACGTCGCGGTAGATTCCGCCGCCCTCGTACCACCATCCCTCGTTTACCGACGCATCAGCGCGCACGAGCACGGCATTGGTCCCGCCGAAGAAGACGAAATCGCTGATGTCGACCTCGAAGGGCGTGTAGCCGCTGAATTCCTCATGCACGCGAAAGCCGTTGACGAAGATCTGGGCGTTGCGGTAGACGCCGTCGAAGCGAAGTGCGATCCGGCGTCCTTCAGCCTCCGCCGGAAGAACCCACGTCCGGCGGTAATAGCCCACTCCGTAAGGGAGCCCGCCGCGGACGAAATTGTGTTCGGCTCCGATCCTGCCCTCCACGACGAAATCGTGCGGGAGGTCCAGTGCGCGCCAGTCCGAATCGTCGTAGCCGACATCCGCGGAGGTCCCCTTGAACCGGCGGGCTTTGACGTAACGGCTGAGCACATCCGTTTCCGGACCCTCGCCGTAGGTGAACGTCCATCCGCGATTCAGGAGGCGTTCCCGGCGGGGCGCTGACCCCGAAACATCGGGCGACGGCTTCGGTACGGGCGTGCACCCCATGACCGGCACCGACTCGCCCTGTTCCGGATCGAAGGCGGGATCGGGCGTCGGCATCTGTGCGCCGACCTCTTCACGCCACGCCGCGAGGCGGCGATGGAGCGCTTCGGCCTTCTCCGCGTGCGAGCGCGCCAGGTTGTGTTCCTCGCCCGGATCGTTCTCGAGGTCGTAGAGCTCGAGCGCGTTGTCCTCCAGATACTCAATCAGCTTCCACCGCCCGCGAAGAATGACGCTGTAGGGGGGGCTGTAGGGGTGATAGTGCGGGAAGTGCCAGTGCAGGGATTCACGTGCAAGCCCGCCGGTCCCGCGCAGGAGGGGGGTCAGATCCAAGCCGTCGATTTCATGGCCCTTCGCATCCTCCAGACCCGCCAGGCCGAGCAGGGTCGGATAGAGATCGTGGGTAATGACGGGTTCGTCGCAGACGGTCCCGGGACGAACCGTCCCCGGCGCGCGAAATATGAGCGGGATGCGCAGGCCGCCCTCGTAGGCGGTCGCCTTGCCGGCGCGCAACGGGGCGTTGCTCGTGGCGAGATGCAGACCGCCGTTGTCGGAGGTGAAGACGACCACGGTTTTTTCCGCGAGGCCCAGCTCACCGAGCTTCGCCAGCACGCGCGCAAGACTTTCGTCCACGCTCTCGATCATCGCGGCATAACGGGCGGTCCGGTCGCCCGCGCGCTGATCGAGACGCGGCTTGGCGTAGTACTTCCTCTCCAGTTCCGGTTTACCCTGCAGGGGAGCATGGACGGCGAAATGCGACAGATGGAGGAAGAACGGCTCCTGCGCGTGAGCGTCCATGAACGCCAGGGCCTCGTCGGTGAGGCGATCGGTCAGGTATTCACCCGCCGGCCCGTCGGGCAGCATCGGATTCCGGTAAGGCGAGAAATACGTGTAGGGACGTCCGCCGCCGCCCGGCTCCCAGTACCCGCCGACGTTGACCTCGAACCCATGGTGATCGGCGGTCCGCGCAGCGCCGTCGCCGAGGTGCCACTTGCCGATGTGGCCGGTCGCGTAGCCGTGCGCATGAAAGACCTCGGCCAGGGTGGTTTCGTCGAGCTTGAGAAAAGGCGTCCAATCGGGTTCGCGGAGCGGAAGCGCGCGCCCGGCATTCCAGCCGGGAATCCAGTTGGTGAGGTGGAGGCGCGCAGGGTTCCGGCCCGTCATCAGCGCTGCACGGGTGGGACTGCACATCGCCGCCGCCGCATAGGCGCGGGTAAACCGCACCCCCTCTTCCGCGAGGCGGTCAATGGTCGGGGTCTCGTAATAGCGGCTCCCGTACGCACCGGTATCCCTCCATCCGAGATCGTCGACGACAAACAGGACCATGTTCGGCCGCTCCGGCCTGGGCGCGGCATGACACTGAAGTGCAAGCCAGGCGCCGGCTAGGGTAGCGATCATGCGTCTGTTCATAGATGCCCTCCGTTTCATGTAAGCTGATGAAGCCTCTGTACCACTGAGATCCGAATTTCGCAGGAGGCATTTGTCAGCACAAGCCAATCCGTATAGGCTGAGTGTTTTAATTGTGATTTGACTGGAGTCATCATGAAGCAGGATCAGAACCGTTGCGACAGCCTGGAGTACCATTCCGAACCGCGGCCCGGGAAGCTCGAGGTACGTTCGACCAAACCGTGCGCGACCCAGCGGGACCTCTCGCTCGCGTACAGCCCCCATGTGGCGTGGCCCTGCCGCGAGATCGAGGCCGACCCCGAAGCCGTCTACCGCTATACCGGCAAGGCGAATACGGTGGCCGTGGTCAGCGACGGCACGGCCGTCCTCGGCCTCGGCCGCATCGGCCCGCATGCGGGTCTGCCCGTCATGGAGGGCAAGGCCGTCCTCTTCAAGCGGTTCGCCGATATCGACGCGCTGCCGATCTGTCTCTCGGGCGTGCACCGCGGCGACCGCACCGATCCCGACCGGCTGATTGAGACGGTCGAACGGCTGGAGCCGACCTTCGGCGGGATCAACCTCGAGGACATCGGCGCGCCGGCCTGCTTCGAGGTCGAACGGCAGCTCAAAAAGACGATGCCGATCCCCGTTTTCCACGACGACCAGCACGGCACGGCGATCATCTGCATGGCGGGCATCTTTAACAGCCTAGAACTCACGGGCCGCAGAATCGAGGAGACTCGCTTCGTCGTGAACGGCGCGGGCGCCGCGGGCGTGGCCTGCATCGATCTCTGCATTTCCGCGGGCGCGCGCCGCGAAAACGTCGTCCTCTGCGACTCGAAGGGTGTGATCTACCGGGGACGCGAAGAAGGAATGACGCCGGAGAAGGAACGGCTGGCGGCGGAAACGGACGCGCGCACGCTGGCGGATGCGTTGAAGGACGCCGACATTTTCATGGGCCTCTCCGTCGCGGACTGCGTCGACCGGGACATGATCCGGTCGATGAACGACGAGCCGATCGTCTTCGCGATGGCCAACCCGGACCCCGAGATCACGCCGGACGCGGCCTGGGAGGCCGGGGCCGCGGTGGTCGGCACCGGGCGCTCGGACTACCCGAACCAGGTGAACAACGTACTGGGCTTCCCGGGCATCTTCCGCGGCGCACTCGACGTCCGCGCCTCGGCGATCAATGAGGAGATGAAGAGGGCGGCGGCCCGCGCCCTCGCGGATCTGGCCCGCGCGGAAGTCCCCGGAGACGTCCGCGAAGAACTCGCGGCCGTCTACCCGGAAGACGCGGCCGCCGGTATGTTCGACGGCGACGCGCCGCTCGGCAGCCGCTACGTGATCCCCAAACCCTTCGATCCGCGCGTCGTGCCCGCCGTCGCACGCGGCGTCGCCGAAGCCGCCGTCCGCAGCGGCGTCGCACGCCTCCCCGCGCTCGACTGGGACGCCTACGAGCGCGAAGTCACCGCCCGGCTTGCGGGCAGGGGATAAAGAAGACACCGGGACCCGGCGGGGTATAAGCACGGATCATTCGGATGGCGCGGACACCCGTTTCCGCGCCTTTCCGGGTGTTCCGCAGTTTCCGCGGAGCGGGACCGCGGCCCCTTCCACGAACCGCCGACCTCCGGAACTCAGCGATCGAGTTCCGGCTCCTCCCTGAACACGGCGATCTCGGAAAACCCGCTGTTCTGCGTGCGCGGGCCGACGCGGGTAATGATCACCTCCATCCACGTGATCGTCTTTTCGGGGAAGTTGAGCTTGTACGGCGCGGAGGCGTCGTTGGGCAGTTCCTCAACCAGCTTGCTCGACCCGTCGCTGAAATTGATCCACGCATTTTTGACATGGTCCGCGACGTTCGGCCGGTCGAAGAGCCAGACGTTTTCGACGACCACGGGGTCCTCCCAGATCAGCACCACCTTTTCGCCCGTTGTCCCGTGCTTGCTCGCCCATTCCGCTTCGCGGTTCTGCGGCCAGCCTTCGGCAACCCCGTCAACCAGCGCTTCAGGGGCATGGCCCGCAGCAAGGGATGAAACCTTCACACGCGCCCGCTGCGCCAGGTTACCCTCGCTCTGCAGCATGCGGATCGGAGCCATATCGGTGAACGCCGTGCGGCGCAGCCGCGTGCACCCGAAGGGCACTAGATCGACTGTTTCGATGCGTTCGGTCTCGCGGTTGAGCAGTTTCCCCCGGAGGGCGACGGAGGCTGTCTTCCAGGGATTGGCCTCGCCGGTCACGGCGCGGGGTGCAAACGTGAATCCGCCGCATCCCTCATCGACGGCGTAATTCCAGTGCCCCCCCTCGGCGGGGTGCACGTCGTAGTCGGCGAATCCTTCGACGTCGTACTGTTTGGTCACGACCCTATCCCCGACGGGAATCTCGAGCGCGTAGACCAGCGGGCCGCGGCGCCAGTAGATCTCGCCGTTGGGCATGGTGTGACGCTCCACGTCCGGATGGAATCGGAGCGCGACGCGGTCGCCCGCTTTCCACGTCCGCGTCAGGGCGAGATACCCGTGTTCGCGTGCGATGCGCGTGCCCTGCGGCGCGTCGACTTCGGTGTCCTTCGACCAGCCGGGATCGCGAAAACGAAGTGTGAGTTCCGCGGCGCGTTTGGGCGTGATCGTGAAGCGCACGGTGTCTTCGAACGGGTAACCCGTCTCCTGACGGATCGTCACCGGCACTCCGTCGACGTCCGTAGTCAGAATCGACGGGCCATAGGCAATCGCGACGGGCCCGCCGTCGTTTGCGTCCTTCATCCAGAGCCGGTCGACATAGTACGCAAAGAATTTGGTCGCGTTCGGCACGCAGCAGACCGCCACGTCCTCGTGCGTCGGTGAGAATTTGAAACGTCCGCCGTGACCGCGCCCGGCCGTAGCCTCGTGCTGGTTGTCCGTAGACAGGTACTGAATGGCGCTTCCGTCCGGGAGCCGCGCACCCTCGGCGGCGTTGAACGCGAGGGTCTCGATGCGGTCGCCGTATTCCGCGATGCCCGTTTTCTGGATCATCGACTGCAAACTGCCGAGCAGTTCCTGCATCGTGCAGTACTCGCAGCCGATGTAGGGGCTGGCCATGCGCTGCAGGATGTCTTCGTCGCCGATGCACGCGCCGGCGGCGGTGATGTGGCGGTCTGTTTTGGGCATATAGTTCTCGACGGCGACACGGTACCGCTCATCGCCGGTCGCGTAATAAAGAAAGAACGGCACGCGGATGTGCTCCATCACATGGGCACCGTGCCCGTTAAAGAGCTGATCCATGTCGGCGAGGTTGCGGAGCAGAACGTCGTATTCAAACACATCCTCGCGTTCGTTGTAGCTATCGTAGAGGAACTGAGCGAACTTGACGTACGCGCGATCGCCGGTATGGCGATAGAGTTCCTCGCAGAGATCCACGAACATCAGGCTGTGGGCGTGGCCCCCGCGCCCGATCGCTTTGTTCCACAACGGGCGGTCGGGACCGTACTGCACCATCGAAAGGCGCACCGCCCTCTCGACCGCCCGGAAGACGTCCTCGCGTCCCGTCAGCTCATGATAGGCCAGCAGACCGCGGAGCAGACAGGTCTGCGCCCAGAGCTCGCCGTAGTGCCCGCGGATCGGCGAAGGATACCGCTGATGTGGCGGATAACAGCAGAGATACCCGTCCTCCTCCTGCATGGCGAGGATCGATTCGACATAGCGCTCCGCGCGGGCCATGGCCTCCGGATTCTCCGAGAGCCACGCCATGCGGATGAAGCCCTCCAGCCAGTTGCCCGTCGTCTCCGCATTCCACCACGGGGCACCGATTTTCGGCTTATCCAGTGAATCGCGTGCATCGCTGTCGAAGGTCTCCAGCTCGAAGCGATCGGTCAGGGCATCCATATGTCCGGCGAACCCGGATTCCACATCGCGCACGATCTGGGCTTTTAACCAGCCGGAGGGCCTCACCGACCCCGCCGGAAGGCGTTCAAAGGCGGCCTCCTGCGCGCGAGCCGGTGTTCCGGGCGCAAGGACGGCGAGGATGAAAGCGAAGGACAGAAGGCCTGAAATGCGCATGATCTCTCCCTGGTCAATGGCTGCGTCAACTCAACGACATGCAGGGAGACTGAATCAGTCGCGCCCCGGACTCAACGGAATCCCGCCCCAATTTCCCCGCGAGGTTCACATATCCGGAATCATGAAGGGGCGGGGCGTCGCTTTTCGGACGGCTGGGCGGACGGCTCGGAGAGCCGTCCCTACCTTCCTTCACGTGTGAGCCTGTCCTGCGTTCCCGGGTAGGGCGCGATCTCCGAGCGCGCCGCTCTCCCTCTGTCCCGCCTGACTCAATCGGAGGGCCGGCCGGCGGCGCCAACCGTATCGGTCGGGCCGGTATAGCCCGGGCCGCTCCCGGCGAGAAATCCGTCGCTGCGTCCGCCGTCATCCGGACTGACCCAGAAGGCGTAGAGCGCGCCGTCCGTCACGGTGAACCGGAAGCGCACGGCCTGGCCCCGCAGGGCGCGAAAATCTTCCGCTCCGGCCCACGTCATTTCGCGCAGGGTCTCATCTCCCCGGAACGCCTCACTATTTGCAAGCGTAAACGGCGGGATGGGCTCTCCGCCGGCGTCCAGGATTTCGGCGCGCACATCACCCTCCGGCACGTCGGCGTTCACGAACAGACGGCATCCCTCATCGAACCGCACCGGTCGCGTGGTCAGGGTGGCCGGGACCTCCCCGGCGTCCATCGAGACAAACCCGTCGCGGCGCAGCTTCGCGATCCCCATCGCCCCGTTATCGTACATGCCGCCCTCCCCGGCGCGATCCTCGTTGCCCGCGAACCCGGTGTAGTAGAACCAGAGTTCATCGCCGCGCACCACGCAGATATTCCCGAGCGACTGGACATACCCTCGATCCCAGTTTCCCGCCTCGCGTTCGGCCCTGATGGCGGTCGTACGGTCGGGCCGGTGCCAATGAAATCCATCGCGGCTGTAGGCGAAGTTCAACTCGGTGATCTTCGGAGCGCCTTCACACTGATGATTATGCGGGCCGCGCCAGATCTGGAAGAACCCGAGCATGAGGCTCTCGTAAGCCACGGCATCCAGATTATAGAGCTGGGGGGTCATGCCGACCTCCGGGTCGGGTGGATCGAGCCGGTCCGCGCCGGCCCACACCACCGGCTGTCCCGGCTGCCAGTTGAGTCCGGTGCGGTACTCCGCCTGATCCCAGTCGTTCCCCTCGATGAACCGGTCCGCCTCCCAGTAGTGCCGCGACCGACCGCGGAAGGCGGAACGTATACTGAAGACCCATTTTTTACGGAAGGGATTGTAGAACATCGTGCTGCGATCCCCGGTCGGACCGCTGCGATCGAACTCGCCCCAATGAATCCCGTCGGGCGAGGTAAAACACATCGCACCCAGCTCCATCCCGCCGCCGGGTTCACGGACAAAGATCTTGTAGCGCGCGTCCGGGTCGTCCGTCCACCAGTCGCGCACCACCGTCCATGAATCCGGCCTGAGTCCCATCGGAATCACCTGATTATAGCCGGGCAGGATGTCCAGCTCCGGCCGGTGCCAGTCGATCCCGTTCGTACTGGTCGCGTAACAGACCGTGCCCAGCCAGCCCGCCTCGTACCACAGTTCAAAGATCTCCCGTTCCGGGTTCCACCACAGCCCGCCGCTCTTCGGAGAGGCCACGGCGAGACCGTTCCCCGGCCCGGCCTCGAGGTCGTTCTGCGGCTCGAGCACGGGATTACCGGCATACTTTTCCGGATAGTGGAAGGTGCGTTCGAGATCGGTATCCTCGATCAGGAAATCGTCGACGAACAACTGGCGGCCGAGATCGATGGCTACGACCGCGGGCGGATGATCCAGGTACGGCACCGGCATGGGATCGGTCGATCTCGGATCGACATACGAAGGCGGCCACTCCTCCGGAAGGCGGATGCCGTTGTAGAGCATTTCGCCGCGGTTGTCCTCCCACGAGGGCCGCTGCCAGGCTACGGCGCTCCGGAATCCGAGCAGCACCGTCCATTTGGAGAAATCATAGCGTTCGCCGACCTTCACCGCCTTCCGGTAAATGCGCACCCGATTGGCGCTCATGTCGCCGAACAGCTGGAAGAGTCCGGGATTCTCCACTCGGGCAAATCCCCGCGCCTCCAGTTCTTCGTATCGCGCGCTGTTGTACGCATCGGACTCGGGGGTCAGGGCAAAGAGGAGACCGTCTTCCGCCACCACGATCGAATCGCTGCTGATCGGATTGCGCAGAAATTTCAGTCCCCGCAGCCTGTCCGGACACTCGGCGACCGTGTAGTTGCGGTCGGTGAAAATCACGGCCCCGGGCTCAAAGACCGCGACGCCGGTCGCCGGATCGAAATCCCCCCGCACCTCGATGACCGCACCCGGCGCCCCGGTCAGCGCCGCCCCGAAGGCCGCCGCCCCCGGCACGGCCGCGAGCAGGACTCCTGTTATAAGCAACGATATCCTCATCAGCATAACATCACACTCCCTGCCTTTAGCGAATCTCACTCAACCGTCACCCGAAAAAAAGCCCGCCGATGGTTCTCCATATACGGGGACCAGTCCATCGTCTCCCGCCCCGTCCCGCTGCGCCTGAGCACGGACCAACCGGTATCCGCCCAGTTCACGAGATCGGTCGAGACCGCCACGCGGTATTCGATCCCGTCGAGGGCTTACCATGATCCAGTCGAGGCGGAGTCGCGCCGGATCCGCAGCCGATCATCCGGATCGGCGGGATCCGTGCCCGTGCGGTATTCTTCGCCGTCCGTCACGCCGTCGCCATCGAAATCGGCCTCGGGGCTCAGCCCGGCCGTCCCGGGCGCAAAGCCGTGTTCCCAGGCGTCGGGCAGTCCGTCGCCGTCCGTGTCGATCCCGCTCGTGGCGACGATCGCCGCGCCCAGGTCGCGACCGATCTGCAGCAGGGCTCCGCTCGTAAAATGCAGTTTCCCCTCATCGTATCCGGCGGAGACGGAGTAGACCGCCCCCGTCGTCGACGTCGCTGCAGCGTTGGGGTCGGCGGCGGTGACGGACTCCTGCGCGGCGAGGACAAGGTCCCACTGCGCCAGGCGGTTGGTATCCGTACTGCCCGCGACCTGGTTGGGCGAGAGTTTGGAGAGCGCGAAGGTCACGTCGGATCCAAAGGTGGCGCGCACATCGGCAATGAAGTCGGTCAGGTGCTGCGCATACTCCTGGCCCCGGTTCTCCAGCGCGTCGGATTCCCCCTGGACCCAGCCCATGCCGAGGACCTCGACGTCGTGCCGCGGATAGGTGTGACGCAGCGCGGCAATCGCCCGCCAGGCGGTCTCCTGAAAGATGCGGTAGATGTTGCCGTCGGCGGAACGATCGGCCGTCCCGTCCGCCTTCCAGTCGTCCGGATCGTAGAGGCTGGTTCCACCGTGCGCGAACTTGGTCACCGCCACCTCGACACCGGGAATCGAAATCCGGTCGCGCACCTCGCGGCCGAGGCTCAACTCGGGTCCGAACCGGCAGATGGGGGTGTTGGTCAATTCGGGATAGTGGCCGTGGGGTTTGACGACGGTGTTCGCCGTGCCCGACTGGAGTTTGATGAGGTGGTTTTCGGGCAGGTATCCGGTCCCGGCAATATCGTAGAGCAGATAGACATCGTTCTGGACCTCC
It contains:
- a CDS encoding DUF7402 domain-containing protein, producing MRISGLLSFAFILAVLAPGTPARAQEAAFERLPAGSVRPSGWLKAQIVRDVESGFAGHMDALTDRFELETFDSDARDSLDKPKIGAPWWNAETTGNWLEGFIRMAWLSENPEAMARAERYVESILAMQEEDGYLCCYPPHQRYPSPIRGHYGELWAQTCLLRGLLAYHELTGREDVFRAVERAVRLSMVQYGPDRPLWNKAIGRGGHAHSLMFVDLCEELYRHTGDRAYVKFAQFLYDSYNEREDVFEYDVLLRNLADMDQLFNGHGAHVMEHIRVPFFLYYATGDERYRVAVENYMPKTDRHITAAGACIGDEDILQRMASPYIGCEYCTMQELLGSLQSMIQKTGIAEYGDRIETLAFNAAEGARLPDGSAIQYLSTDNQHEATAGRGHGGRFKFSPTHEDVAVCCVPNATKFFAYYVDRLWMKDANDGGPVAIAYGPSILTTDVDGVPVTIRQETGYPFEDTVRFTITPKRAAELTLRFRDPGWSKDTEVDAPQGTRIAREHGYLALTRTWKAGDRVALRFHPDVERHTMPNGEIYWRRGPLVYALEIPVGDRVVTKQYDVEGFADYDVHPAEGGHWNYAVDEGCGGFTFAPRAVTGEANPWKTASVALRGKLLNRETERIETVDLVPFGCTRLRRTAFTDMAPIRMLQSEGNLAQRARVKVSSLAAGHAPEALVDGVAEGWPQNREAEWASKHGTTGEKVVLIWEDPVVVENVWLFDRPNVADHVKNAWINFSDGSSKLVEELPNDASAPYKLNFPEKTITWMEVIITRVGPRTQNSGFSEIAVFREEPELDR
- a CDS encoding glycosyl hydrolase family 32, with product MLMRISLLITGVLLAAVPGAAAFGAALTGAPGAVIEVRGDFDPATGVAVFEPGAVIFTDRNYTVAECPDRLRGLKFLRNPISSDSIVVAEDGLLFALTPESDAYNSARYEELEARGFARVENPGLFQLFGDMSANRVRIYRKAVKVGERYDFSKWTVLLGFRSAVAWQRPSWEDNRGEMLYNGIRLPEEWPPSYVDPRSTDPMPVPYLDHPPAVVAIDLGRQLFVDDFLIEDTDLERTFHYPEKYAGNPVLEPQNDLEAGPGNGLAVASPKSGGLWWNPEREIFELWYEAGWLGTVCYATSTNGIDWHRPELDILPGYNQVIPMGLRPDSWTVVRDWWTDDPDARYKIFVREPGGGMELGAMCFTSPDGIHWGEFDRSGPTGDRSTMFYNPFRKKWVFSIRSAFRGRSRHYWEADRFIEGNDWDQAEYRTGLNWQPGQPVVWAGADRLDPPDPEVGMTPQLYNLDAVAYESLMLGFFQIWRGPHNHQCEGAPKITELNFAYSRDGFHWHRPDRTTAIRAEREAGNWDRGYVQSLGNICVVRGDELWFYYTGFAGNEDRAGEGGMYDNGAMGIAKLRRDGFVSMDAGEVPATLTTRPVRFDEGCRLFVNADVPEGDVRAEILDAGGEPIPPFTLANSEAFRGDETLREMTWAGAEDFRALRGQAVRFRFTVTDGALYAFWVSPDDGGRSDGFLAGSGPGYTGPTDTVGAAGRPSD
- a CDS encoding sialate O-acetylesterase; this encodes MKRSISAGGLGLLLLATAVESVRADAVFAGFYRGGEAPEGIYTFTDPEHPFETSKRVGEWPFPGVSWQGLGFDGDHYFVINRGTSFGGTGLHEYDGATSLPLISGTDTYSDWHGIGYAHGVYYGLYHGSSLEGPGLYIFCDPADAGRTCVRICTKQTFPESVWSDVGTDGETLVFQRTDAGGGMPGLYTYDPEGDRFTRISGDETYEDWEDIGLYDADVAPLRNRTVYLVLFGGQSNALGWGYHQYLLDRGDPLAEVQNDVYLLYDIAGTGYLPENHLIKLQSGTANTVVKPHGHYPELTNTPICRFGPELSLGREVRDRISIPGVEVAVTKFAHGGTSLYDPDDWKADGTADRSADGNIYRIFQETAWRAIAALRHTYPRHDVEVLGMGWVQGESDALENRGQEYAQHLTDFIADVRATFGSDVTFALSKLSPNQVAGSTDTNRLAQWDLVLAAQESVTAADPNAAATSTTGAVYSVSAGYDEGKLHFTSGALLQIGRDLGAAIVATSGIDTDGDGLPDAWEHGFAPGTAGLSPEADFDGDGVTDGEEYRTGTDPADPDDRLRIRRDSASTGSW